In Numidum massiliense, a single genomic region encodes these proteins:
- the mtaB gene encoding tRNA (N(6)-L-threonylcarbamoyladenosine(37)-C(2))-methylthiotransferase MtaB: MQRVAFHTLGCKVNHYETDAMWQLFKRAGYEKVDFEAKADVYVINTCTVTNTGDKKSRQTIRRAVRRNPDAVVAVTGCYAQTSPGDILAIPGVDVVVGTQGRDQLLTHIEEHRARRQPVNAVKNIMKNREFEELDVPAYSERTRASLKIQEGCNNFCTFCIIPWSRGLMRSRKPENVLKQARQLVDAGYKEIVLTGIHTGGYGEDFEDYKLADLLWDLDTIDGLKRIRISSIEASQIDERVLEVLGESDKMCRHLHIPLQAGDDAVLKRMRRKYTVAEYRDKIAKIRQALPDLAVTSDIIVGFPGETDEMFENTYRFIEEINFAELHVFPYSMRTGTPAARMTDQIDEEVKNARVQRLIALSERLSEAYAAKFQNDVLEVIPEQPYKEDPESGLYEGHSDNYLKLVFPANESLVGKLCKVRLDKPGKEYSFGTFVRDFDRVVGG; encoded by the coding sequence ATGCAAAGGGTTGCCTTTCACACGTTAGGATGCAAAGTCAACCACTATGAAACAGATGCGATGTGGCAACTGTTTAAACGCGCCGGCTATGAAAAAGTCGACTTCGAAGCGAAGGCGGATGTGTACGTCATTAACACGTGTACGGTGACGAACACGGGGGACAAAAAGAGTCGGCAAACGATTCGCCGCGCGGTACGCCGCAATCCCGATGCGGTCGTTGCCGTGACGGGCTGTTACGCGCAAACGTCGCCCGGTGATATTTTGGCAATCCCGGGGGTCGACGTCGTCGTCGGGACGCAAGGGCGCGATCAACTGCTCACGCACATCGAAGAACACCGCGCCCGCCGCCAACCGGTCAACGCGGTGAAAAATATTATGAAAAACCGCGAATTCGAAGAGCTCGACGTGCCCGCCTACTCGGAGCGCACGCGTGCCTCGTTAAAAATACAAGAAGGATGCAATAATTTTTGTACTTTTTGCATTATCCCTTGGTCGCGCGGCTTAATGCGAAGCCGCAAGCCCGAGAACGTGTTAAAGCAGGCGCGCCAGTTAGTAGACGCCGGCTACAAAGAGATCGTCCTTACCGGCATTCATACTGGCGGTTACGGTGAGGATTTTGAGGACTACAAGCTCGCCGACCTGTTGTGGGATTTAGATACAATCGACGGGCTGAAACGGATCCGCATCAGCTCGATCGAGGCGAGCCAAATCGACGAGCGCGTGTTAGAGGTACTTGGCGAATCCGACAAAATGTGCCGCCACTTGCACATCCCGCTGCAGGCGGGGGACGATGCGGTGCTGAAGCGGATGCGCCGTAAATATACGGTTGCTGAGTACCGCGACAAGATCGCTAAGATTCGCCAAGCGTTGCCTGATCTCGCGGTTACGTCCGACATTATCGTCGGCTTTCCCGGCGAGACGGACGAGATGTTTGAAAACACGTACCGCTTCATCGAAGAAATTAACTTTGCCGAACTGCACGTCTTCCCGTACTCGATGCGCACCGGTACGCCGGCCGCGCGCATGACGGACCAAATCGACGAGGAAGTGAAGAACGCACGTGTGCAGCGCTTAATCGCCTTGTCCGAGCGACTGAGCGAGGCGTATGCGGCCAAGTTCCAAAACGACGTACTCGAAGTGATCCCGGAACAGCCGTATAAAGAGGATCCGGAAAGCGGCTTGTACGAAGGGCATAGCGACAACTATTTGAAACTCGTCTTTCCGGCGAACGAATCGCTCGTCGGCAAACTGTGCAAGGTGCGTCTGGACAAGCCGGGCAAGGAGTACTCGTTTGGGACATTCGTGCGCGACTTCGACCGAGTTGTCGGCGGTTAG
- the prmA gene encoding 50S ribosomal protein L11 methyltransferase produces MTKWAEICVHIGHEAQEAAANILYEAGAKGVVIEDSALPEREWEASYGEIYELNVEDYPSEGVILKAYLPLGSNLAETVENVTARVAGLVAYDLDIGPGTVTVNEVDPRDWESAWKKYYKPTRLAEKLIVKPTWEAYEPPHSGDIVIELDPGMAFGTGTHPSTALVLRSLEKIVQGGERVVDVGCGSGILSIAAAKLGTASVLALDVDDVAVEVTRENVRTNGAEAQVAVRQNDLLHGVEGPFDIALANILAEVILQFVGDAARVLKPGGYYIMSGIIEAKERLVTEALEAHQFRIVETIYQDDWVAITAQKR; encoded by the coding sequence ATGACGAAATGGGCTGAAATTTGTGTTCATATCGGGCACGAAGCGCAAGAGGCGGCGGCGAACATTTTGTACGAGGCGGGGGCGAAAGGTGTCGTCATCGAAGATTCGGCGCTCCCAGAGCGGGAGTGGGAGGCGTCGTACGGCGAAATATATGAGTTGAACGTCGAAGATTACCCGTCTGAAGGTGTCATTTTAAAAGCGTATTTGCCGCTCGGCAGCAACTTGGCGGAAACGGTGGAGAATGTCACCGCGCGCGTCGCCGGGTTAGTCGCTTACGATTTGGACATCGGTCCGGGTACGGTTACCGTTAACGAAGTCGATCCGCGCGACTGGGAGTCCGCCTGGAAAAAATATTATAAGCCGACGCGCCTCGCGGAGAAACTGATCGTGAAGCCGACTTGGGAAGCGTACGAACCGCCGCACTCTGGCGACATTGTCATCGAACTCGACCCGGGAATGGCGTTCGGTACGGGCACTCACCCTTCAACAGCACTCGTCCTTCGCTCGTTAGAAAAAATCGTACAAGGTGGGGAACGGGTCGTCGACGTCGGTTGCGGCAGCGGGATCCTCAGCATTGCGGCGGCGAAGCTCGGTACGGCCAGCGTACTCGCGCTCGACGTCGACGATGTCGCTGTAGAGGTGACGCGGGAAAACGTCCGTACGAACGGTGCCGAGGCACAGGTTGCAGTGCGCCAAAACGATTTATTGCACGGTGTCGAAGGACCCTTTGACATTGCGCTGGCTAATATTTTAGCGGAAGTCATCCTGCAGTTCGTCGGCGATGCCGCACGTGTCCTTAAACCAGGCGGCTATTACATTATGTCTGGCATTATCGAGGCAAAGGAGCGACTCGTCACCGAGGCCCTCGAGGCACACCAGTTTCGCATTGTGGAAACAATCTACCAAGACGATTGGGTAGCGATTACCGCGCAAAAACGATAA
- the dnaJ gene encoding molecular chaperone DnaJ: MSKRDYYEVLGVGQEASPEEIKKAYRKLARKYHPDVNKAPDAEEKFKEVKEAYDVLSDPQAKANYDQFGHADPNAAFGDGGGFGGAGDFGGFGDIFDMFFGGGGRRQNPNAPRQGADLQYNMTVAFKDAVFGKEIDIEIPRTETCATCHGSGAKPGTNPETCSVCRGTGQQEMVQNTPFGRIVNRRVCQNCNGQGKIIKEKCSTCHGSGQVNKRKKINVKVPAGVDDGARLRISGEGEAGVNGGPPGDLYIVIHVEPHEFFERQGDDIYCEVPLTFVQAALGDEIEVPTLHGRVKLKVPAGTQTDTYFRLRNKGVPRIRGYGQGDQHVKVVVVTPTRLSEKQKDLLREFADVGGEKAHGEDVGFFERMKRAFTGD; this comes from the coding sequence GTGAGTAAACGAGACTACTACGAAGTATTAGGTGTCGGTCAAGAGGCATCTCCCGAGGAGATTAAAAAAGCGTACCGCAAACTGGCGCGCAAGTATCACCCTGACGTGAATAAAGCGCCAGATGCAGAAGAGAAATTTAAGGAAGTTAAAGAAGCGTACGACGTGTTGAGCGACCCGCAAGCGAAAGCGAACTACGACCAATTCGGACACGCTGATCCGAACGCAGCATTTGGTGACGGCGGTGGCTTTGGCGGAGCGGGTGACTTCGGCGGGTTCGGCGACATTTTCGATATGTTTTTCGGCGGTGGTGGGCGGCGACAAAACCCGAACGCCCCACGACAAGGTGCCGATTTACAATACAATATGACGGTCGCGTTTAAAGATGCGGTTTTCGGTAAAGAAATAGATATTGAAATTCCGCGTACGGAGACGTGTGCGACGTGTCACGGCAGTGGTGCGAAGCCGGGGACAAACCCGGAGACGTGTTCGGTCTGTCGCGGGACGGGACAGCAAGAAATGGTGCAAAACACGCCGTTCGGTCGCATTGTCAACCGTCGCGTCTGTCAAAACTGTAACGGGCAAGGGAAAATTATTAAAGAAAAGTGTTCGACATGTCACGGTTCTGGTCAAGTGAACAAGCGTAAGAAAATCAACGTGAAAGTTCCGGCTGGCGTCGACGACGGGGCGCGCCTGCGCATCTCCGGTGAAGGAGAAGCCGGCGTAAACGGTGGGCCGCCGGGCGATCTATACATTGTGATTCACGTCGAACCGCACGAGTTTTTTGAACGGCAAGGGGACGACATTTACTGCGAAGTGCCACTCACGTTTGTCCAGGCGGCACTCGGCGATGAAATCGAAGTGCCGACTCTGCACGGGCGCGTAAAGCTGAAAGTACCTGCCGGTACGCAGACGGACACATACTTCCGCTTGCGCAATAAAGGTGTGCCGCGCATTCGCGGTTACGGGCAAGGTGACCAGCACGTGAAGGTCGTCGTCGTCACACCGACACGTCTGTCCGAGAAACAGAAAGACTTATTACGCGAGTTTGCGGATGTGGGCGGCGAGAAGGCGCACGGGGAAGACGTCGGTTTTTTTGAGCGAATGAAGCGGGCATTTACCGGTGATTGA
- the dnaK gene encoding molecular chaperone DnaK, with the protein MSKAIGIDLGTTNSCVAVMEGGEAVVIPNPEGNRTTPSVIGFSKDGERLVGELAKRQAITNPDNTVMSIKRHMGSNFKKTIEGKDYTPQELSAMILQKLKSDAEAYLGETVTKAVITVPAYFNDSQRQATKDAGRIAGLEVERIVNEPTAAALAYGLEKGEDQTILVFDLGGGTFDVSILELGDGFFEVKATSGDNKLGGDDFDDAIIDYLVEEFKKEHGIDLGKDNMATQRLKDAAEKAKKDLSGVLTTDISLPFITADATGPKHLQVTLTRAKFEELTSDLVERTMGPTRRALSDAGLQPNDIDRVILVGGSTRIPAVQEAIKKLTGQEPHKGVNPDEVVALGAAVQAGVLAGEVKDVVLLDVTPLSLGIETLGGVFTKLIERNTTIPTSKSQTFSTAADNQTSVDIHVLQGERQMAAGNKTLGRFQLTDIPPAPRGVPQIEVSFDIDANGIVNVSAKDLGTGKSQKITITSSSGLSDEEIDQMIKDAEAHAEEDQQRREKVELRNEADQLIFATEKTLKDLGDKVDEAEKKKAEDAKEQLKKALEGDDSEAIKKAKDELQEVVQQLSVKLYEQAAQQAQASQGNEEQGATGGKADDNVVDADFEEVKDEKGDEKK; encoded by the coding sequence ATGAGTAAAGCGATCGGAATTGACTTAGGAACGACAAACTCGTGTGTAGCAGTTATGGAAGGCGGCGAAGCAGTCGTCATTCCGAACCCGGAAGGGAACCGTACGACACCGTCTGTCATCGGCTTCTCCAAAGACGGTGAACGGTTAGTCGGTGAATTGGCGAAGCGGCAGGCGATTACGAACCCAGACAACACTGTCATGTCGATTAAGCGCCACATGGGCTCGAACTTCAAGAAGACAATCGAAGGAAAAGACTATACGCCGCAAGAGCTTTCGGCGATGATTTTGCAAAAACTAAAATCTGACGCGGAAGCGTACTTAGGTGAAACGGTGACGAAGGCCGTTATTACCGTACCGGCCTATTTTAACGACAGCCAGCGGCAAGCGACGAAAGACGCCGGACGCATTGCTGGCCTCGAAGTGGAGCGCATCGTCAACGAACCGACGGCTGCAGCACTCGCTTACGGGTTAGAAAAAGGCGAAGATCAGACGATTCTCGTCTTTGACTTAGGTGGCGGGACGTTTGACGTGTCGATTCTCGAATTGGGCGACGGCTTTTTCGAAGTTAAGGCGACGAGCGGTGACAACAAACTAGGTGGCGACGATTTCGACGACGCCATCATCGATTACTTGGTGGAAGAGTTCAAAAAAGAACACGGCATCGATTTGGGTAAGGACAACATGGCGACGCAGCGGTTGAAAGACGCGGCGGAAAAAGCGAAGAAAGACCTGTCCGGCGTCCTGACGACCGACATTTCGCTGCCCTTTATTACGGCTGACGCCACCGGACCGAAGCACTTACAGGTCACCTTGACTCGCGCGAAATTCGAGGAGTTGACCAGTGACCTCGTGGAGCGGACGATGGGACCTACTCGGCGGGCGCTTAGCGATGCGGGCCTTCAGCCGAACGACATCGACCGCGTCATTTTGGTCGGCGGCTCGACGCGCATTCCGGCGGTACAAGAAGCGATTAAGAAGTTAACGGGACAAGAACCGCACAAAGGCGTCAACCCGGACGAAGTCGTCGCCCTCGGGGCTGCTGTGCAAGCGGGCGTTTTAGCCGGCGAGGTGAAAGACGTCGTACTGTTAGACGTCACGCCGCTATCCCTCGGGATCGAAACGCTGGGCGGCGTATTTACGAAGCTGATCGAACGCAATACGACGATTCCGACGAGTAAGTCGCAAACTTTCTCGACGGCAGCAGACAATCAGACGTCGGTTGATATTCACGTGCTGCAAGGGGAGCGGCAAATGGCGGCGGGCAACAAGACGCTCGGACGCTTCCAACTGACCGATATCCCACCGGCACCGCGCGGCGTTCCGCAAATCGAAGTGTCGTTTGACATTGACGCGAACGGCATCGTCAACGTGTCGGCGAAAGACTTGGGTACAGGTAAGAGCCAAAAAATTACGATTACGTCGTCGAGCGGCTTGAGCGACGAAGAAATTGACCAAATGATCAAAGATGCGGAAGCGCACGCGGAAGAAGACCAACAGCGACGCGAAAAAGTAGAATTGCGCAACGAAGCGGACCAACTCATTTTTGCGACGGAAAAAACGCTGAAAGACCTCGGCGACAAAGTGGACGAAGCGGAGAAGAAAAAAGCGGAAGACGCGAAAGAGCAATTGAAAAAAGCGCTCGAAGGCGACGACTCCGAAGCGATTAAGAAGGCAAAAGACGAACTGCAAGAAGTCGTACAGCAGTTGTCCGTGAAATTGTATGAGCAAGCCGCACAGCAAGCGCAAGCGAGCCAAGGGAACGAGGAGCAAGGAGCAACTGGCGGAAAGGCGGACGACAACGTCGTCGACGCTGATTTCGAAGAAGTGAAGGACGAGAAGGGCGACGAGAAAAAATAA
- the grpE gene encoding nucleotide exchange factor GrpE, with translation MDEQMRDTPLHADSNATKGVEINAEETTATTPDDHIEDDARGGNRAPSNGATSAGATGADENVEETAAEATRKDASDACATHAGGDADADAEVRELKEQVTQLTAQLTEAKNQQLRAQADLENFRRRTRKEKEELLKYAALPVVKGLLPALDNLERAIAAGKDANATDASGLLEGVKMVNRQILDILAAEGLAPIAAVGEPFNPEFHEAVMQVASDEHEPGIVVEEFQKGYQLKDRVIRPAMVKVSN, from the coding sequence GTGGACGAACAAATGCGAGATACACCATTACATGCGGATTCTAACGCGACAAAAGGGGTAGAAATAAATGCAGAAGAGACGACTGCCACTACCCCTGACGATCATATAGAAGACGACGCTCGAGGCGGTAACCGTGCGCCCTCTAATGGTGCGACTAGCGCGGGCGCTACTGGCGCCGATGAAAATGTTGAGGAAACTGCAGCGGAAGCAACACGCAAAGACGCTTCCGACGCATGTGCGACGCATGCCGGTGGTGATGCTGATGCTGATGCCGAAGTGAGAGAGCTTAAAGAGCAAGTGACACAGCTAACCGCACAACTAACTGAGGCGAAAAACCAGCAGTTGCGGGCACAGGCAGATTTGGAAAACTTCCGCCGCCGTACGCGCAAAGAAAAAGAAGAATTGCTTAAATACGCCGCACTTCCCGTGGTCAAAGGGCTTCTGCCCGCGCTCGACAATTTGGAGCGAGCGATTGCCGCCGGGAAAGACGCGAACGCGACCGACGCGAGTGGGCTCCTCGAAGGAGTGAAAATGGTAAACCGGCAAATATTAGACATTTTAGCAGCGGAAGGCTTAGCGCCGATCGCCGCGGTCGGCGAACCGTTTAACCCCGAGTTTCACGAGGCGGTCATGCAAGTGGCAAGCGATGAGCACGAGCCCGGGATCGTCGTAGAAGAGTTTCAAAAAGGCTACCAATTGAAGGATCGGGTCATCCGGCCAGCGATGGTTAAAGTAAGTAACTAA